One genomic window of Mercenaria mercenaria strain notata chromosome 2, MADL_Memer_1, whole genome shotgun sequence includes the following:
- the LOC123555688 gene encoding uncharacterized protein LOC123555688, whose amino-acid sequence MNWQRHDPVVRNISLMLQSLEIVDTALEKGAPSQQFIVEETLKKQADELHRDVDNECQKLQFASISFRFDETVKLPPLPISAYVPGKLTLSYTLPEAKKSAAPVDTIVKLTKITSIDLKQTGDDVMEQLYTGLAFLPDGRLVVLDNHKQKCLIYNEKFEKVGSYQLSYHPQSVIAVSEEEVAITSRNPCKIDLFRVSKSNDLTLTKTCKVTTQYDSICLKDDRNFVVGTIDDTRHVRIVSMSGEEKDFSVSFPEKKYSLRTSACNYIRNTEKMILTDRHEDTVYIYDVATSTRVVVMDDQIKEPVGVAVGPSDCILVCSKGNNSIVQMSQTGRILSSHKLDMEYPHRVCVSKDQSILAVTNNYRGKMKLQVFKPTCSM is encoded by the coding sequence ATGAATTGGCAAAGACACGATCCAGTGGTGAGAAACATATCGCTGATGCTACAGTCACTGGAAATTGTTGATACGGCTCTGGAGAAAGGGGCGCCATCACAGCAGTTTATAGTAGAAGAGACATTGAAGAAACAGGCCGATGAGCTTCACAGGGACGTGGACAATGAATGTCAAAAGTTACAGTTTGCTAGCATTTCCTTTAGATTTGATGAAACAGTAAAGTTGCCACCACTTCCCATTTCTGCTTACGTTCCAGGAAAGTTAACATTAAGTTACACCCTGCCTGAAGCAAAGAAATCTGCCGCACCTGTAGATACGATTGTTAAGTTAACGAAGATTACTTCTATTGATCTTAAGCAGACTGGAGATGATGTCATGGAACAATTATACACAGGCCTGGCTTTCCTGCCGGATGGTAGACTGGTTGTCTTGGATAATCACAAGcagaaatgtttgatttacaaCGAGAAGTTTGAGAAAGTAGGATCATATCAGTTATCGTATCACCCGCAGAGTGTTATTGCAGTATCCGAGGAGGAAGTGGCGATAACAAGTAGAAATCCTTGTAAGATAGATTTATTTCGTGTCAGTAAATCAAATGATTTAACTTTGACCAAGACTTGTAAAGTAACGACACAGTATGACTCTATATGTCTTAAAGATGATAGAAACTTTGTTGTTGGAACTATTGATGATACAAGGCATGTTCGTATTGTATCAATGTCGGGAGAAGAGAAAGATTTTAGCGTCAGTTTTCCAGAAAAGAAATATTCTTTACGCACTAGTGCGTGCAACTATATAAGGAATACGGAGAAGATGATACTAACCGATCGGCACGAGGATACTGTATATATATACGACGTTGCGACCAGCACCAGAGTCGTTGTCATGGACGACCAGATCAAGGAACCAGTTGGTGTTGCAGTAGGTCCATCCGACTGTATCCTGGTTTGCAGTAAAGGAAACAATTCAATTGTACAGATGTCTCAAACAGGTCGGATCCTATCATCACACAAGTTAGATATGGAATATCCACACAGAGTCTGTGTTTCAAAGGATCAATCTATCCTTGCTGTCACAAACAACTATAGGGGTAAAATGAAGTTACAGGTTTTTAAACCTACATGCTCTATgtga